A window of Deltaproteobacteria bacterium contains these coding sequences:
- a CDS encoding urocanate hydratase, translating to MTMPADDDNVTRFQLAPVLPEHPEFAPGIRRAPDRGFRLSQAQTETALKNALRYIPPHLHEKLAPEFMKELTTRGRVYGYRFRPAGPVKAKPIDQYRGRCLAAKAFQVMIDNNLDFDVALYPYELVTYGETGSVCQNWMQYRLIKMYLEAMTEDQTLVMASGHPLGLFESRPSNPRVIITNGLMVGIYDNLDDWEVAAQMGVASYGQMTAGGWMYIGPQGIVHGTYNTLLNAGRIRFGLGREASLKGRLFVSSGLGGMSGAQPKAAEIAGAVSIIAEVDASRIQTRHSQGWVGHVTTDLAEAFATARKALRSDRPASIAFHGNIVDLLAYAVDNNEKIDLLSDQTSCHVAHHGGYCPQGISFEERTRLLAEDRDTFCKLVDKSLCRHIDLIETLTERGAFFFDYGNAFLKAVFDAGVTRISKNGVDEKDGFIFPSYFEDIMGPRIFDFGYGPFRWVCLSGRHDDLVKTDKAALACIDPDRRFQDRDNWVWIRDAEKNRLVVGTQARILYQDAEGRINIALKFNAMVRRGDVGPIMIGRDHHDPGGTDAPFRETANIRDGSNVMADMATHCFAGNCARGMSMVALHNGGGTGIGNAINGGFGLVLDGSQRVDDTIRSAISWDVMGGVARRSWARNANAMEVSKAFNRSNRGVGHITVPFVARDDLVERLVDESFNRK from the coding sequence ATGACCATGCCAGCCGACGACGATAACGTGACCCGGTTCCAACTCGCTCCTGTCCTGCCCGAGCACCCCGAATTTGCCCCGGGCATCCGCCGGGCGCCGGATCGCGGATTCCGCCTGAGCCAGGCCCAAACGGAGACGGCGCTCAAGAACGCCCTGCGGTACATCCCCCCCCACCTGCACGAAAAATTAGCCCCTGAATTTATGAAGGAACTGACCACCCGGGGAAGGGTCTACGGTTACCGCTTCCGGCCCGCCGGCCCGGTCAAGGCCAAACCCATCGACCAGTACCGGGGCCGGTGTCTGGCCGCCAAGGCCTTCCAGGTAATGATCGACAACAATCTGGATTTCGACGTGGCCCTCTACCCCTACGAGTTGGTCACCTACGGCGAAACCGGCAGCGTTTGTCAGAACTGGATGCAGTATCGCCTGATAAAGATGTACCTGGAAGCAATGACCGAAGACCAGACCCTGGTGATGGCTTCCGGGCATCCCTTGGGCCTCTTCGAATCGCGCCCGTCCAACCCGCGGGTGATCATTACCAACGGCCTCATGGTGGGCATTTATGACAACCTCGACGACTGGGAAGTCGCCGCCCAGATGGGCGTGGCCAGCTATGGGCAGATGACCGCCGGCGGATGGATGTACATCGGCCCCCAGGGAATCGTCCACGGTACCTACAACACCCTGTTGAATGCCGGTAGAATCAGGTTCGGCCTGGGCAGAGAAGCCAGCCTCAAGGGGCGACTGTTCGTTTCTTCCGGCTTGGGGGGGATGAGCGGGGCACAGCCCAAGGCTGCGGAAATTGCCGGCGCCGTTTCCATCATCGCCGAAGTGGATGCGTCCAGAATTCAGACACGTCATTCCCAGGGTTGGGTCGGCCACGTTACCACAGACCTTGCCGAAGCGTTTGCCACGGCCCGCAAGGCATTGCGGTCAGACCGTCCCGCATCCATCGCCTTTCACGGCAACATCGTCGACCTTTTAGCCTACGCCGTGGACAACAACGAAAAGATCGACCTTCTATCGGACCAGACCTCCTGCCATGTCGCCCACCATGGGGGATACTGCCCCCAGGGCATCTCTTTCGAAGAAAGAACGCGGCTGTTGGCTGAAGACCGTGACACCTTCTGCAAGCTGGTGGATAAAAGCCTGTGCCGCCATATCGACCTGATCGAAACCCTGACAGAACGGGGCGCCTTCTTTTTCGATTACGGCAATGCCTTCCTCAAAGCCGTCTTCGATGCCGGCGTCACCCGCATCTCCAAAAACGGTGTGGATGAAAAAGACGGCTTCATCTTCCCGTCTTACTTCGAGGACATCATGGGGCCCCGCATCTTTGACTTCGGCTACGGCCCTTTTCGCTGGGTATGCCTGAGCGGCAGACACGACGATCTCGTCAAGACCGACAAGGCCGCCCTGGCGTGCATCGATCCCGACCGCAGATTTCAGGACCGCGACAACTGGGTCTGGATCCGGGATGCCGAGAAGAACCGCCTGGTTGTGGGAACCCAGGCGCGCATCCTCTACCAGGATGCCGAAGGGAGAATCAACATCGCCCTGAAATTCAACGCAATGGTGAGAAGGGGCGACGTGGGGCCCATCATGATCGGAAGAGACCACCATGATCCGGGCGGGACGGACGCCCCTTTCCGTGAAACTGCCAACATCAGGGACGGCAGCAATGTCATGGCCGACATGGCCACCCACTGTTTTGCCGGCAACTGCGCGAGGGGGATGTCCATGGTGGCGCTGCACAACGGCGGCGGTACGGGAATCGGCAACGCCATCAACGGCGGTTTCGGTCTGGTGCTGGACGGCAGCCAGCGGGTGGACGACACCATCCGATCCGCCATCTCCTGGGATGTTATGGGCGGCGTGGCCCGGCGTAGCTGGGCCAGGAACGCCAATGCCATGGAAGTCAGCAAGGCTTTCAACCGGTCGAACCGGGGGGTGGGCCACATCACCGTCCCTTTTGTTGCACGGGACGATCTGGTCGAACGCCTGGTGGATGAAAGCTTTAACAGGAAATGA
- a CDS encoding cobalamin-dependent protein (Presence of a B(12) (cobalamin)-binding domain implies dependence on cobalamin itself, in one of its several forms, or in some unusual lineages, dependence on a cobalamin-like analog.), with the protein MSLEELSKLVEDGETETAQELAGKLLADGTDPLEMIAEMTRTMAHVGDLFSKLEIFLPEIMLAGEALTGVVEVLSPYLEAVGGQEVKGKIVIGVVKGDLHEIGKNIAKLILETSGFEVKDLGYNVDPLTFIKEAEAMGADVIGASSLMTTTMPRQKEIIEIMEAKGIRDRFKVVIGGAPTSQMWADQIGADLYCREAKDIPELLVNLLH; encoded by the coding sequence ATGTCGTTGGAGGAATTGAGCAAGCTGGTGGAAGACGGTGAAACCGAGACAGCACAGGAACTGGCAGGGAAACTGCTGGCGGATGGTACGGATCCGCTTGAAATGATTGCCGAAATGACCCGGACCATGGCCCATGTGGGGGACCTTTTTTCCAAACTGGAGATTTTTTTACCCGAAATCATGCTGGCCGGAGAGGCGCTGACCGGTGTGGTCGAAGTCCTGTCCCCCTATCTTGAAGCGGTGGGCGGCCAGGAAGTCAAGGGCAAGATCGTGATCGGTGTGGTCAAGGGTGACCTGCATGAGATCGGCAAAAACATTGCCAAGCTGATTCTGGAAACCAGCGGCTTCGAGGTCAAGGACCTGGGCTACAATGTCGATCCGCTTACCTTCATCAAGGAAGCAGAAGCCATGGGTGCCGATGTCATCGGCGCGTCTTCCCTGATGACCACCACCATGCCGCGTCAAAAGGAGATCATCGAGATCATGGAAGCCAAAGGAATCAGGGACCGATTCAAGGTCGTTATCGGCGGCGCACCCACCTCCCAAATGTGGGCCGATCAGATCGGCGCGGATCTCTATTGCCGCGAGGCAAAGGATATACCGGAATTGCTGGTGAATCTACTTCACTAA
- a CDS encoding monomethylamine:corrinoid methyltransferase, whose product MTTAYRHWEILERSQTGPFMDEDDFLPRLFTPTLKKLIKKYEIKYDPANPCPTDDDMADRIWQAAWDLFREVGYYNTDTHRIIQVSDEEIREALYMAHDQYWVGAGKDAVLWKHRQVEDTDPPFCIMSPDITCDEQYHQSICMAYLKEPLLDGICGPILEETFGHLISSSGPTEISGCIQHIYNQKMAARLLGRPGTFMVAVGTAEHDSGQIAVSNDEWGVQKTDARLVGSLTEFKTADTLLNRSLHYAQYGCFTGNLTGAIYGGWCGGSEGTAVTTVAYSLIGLVIHGAVFNQHFPFHLNYGSNTTRELLWPVAMAGQALARNSRLLQTSNGFANAGPMTEMLFRETAVHAMVSTVTGWHLWEMASARNKYRNRATPLEARIGMEVGHAVARQGLSRAEVNEIANRLLATYEDSAADAPMGSEYQECYDVAKAVPTQEHYDMFRRVKDEIAGMGIEFPF is encoded by the coding sequence ATGACCACAGCCTACAGGCACTGGGAAATTCTGGAGCGTTCCCAGACCGGCCCCTTTATGGACGAGGATGATTTCCTGCCGCGGCTTTTTACGCCCACGCTGAAAAAGCTCATCAAGAAGTACGAAATCAAGTACGATCCCGCGAACCCCTGCCCGACGGATGACGACATGGCCGACCGGATCTGGCAGGCGGCCTGGGATCTGTTCCGGGAGGTGGGCTACTACAACACCGATACCCACCGCATCATCCAGGTCAGCGACGAGGAAATCCGCGAAGCGCTGTACATGGCCCATGATCAGTACTGGGTGGGTGCGGGCAAGGATGCCGTGTTGTGGAAACACCGCCAGGTTGAGGACACGGATCCACCCTTTTGCATCATGAGCCCGGACATCACCTGCGACGAGCAGTACCACCAGTCCATCTGCATGGCCTATCTCAAAGAACCGCTCCTCGACGGTATCTGCGGGCCGATTCTGGAGGAGACGTTTGGTCACCTGATTTCCTCTTCGGGTCCTACGGAAATCAGCGGATGCATTCAACATATCTACAACCAAAAAATGGCGGCAAGGCTGCTGGGTCGTCCCGGAACCTTCATGGTGGCCGTGGGCACCGCCGAGCATGACAGCGGACAGATCGCGGTCTCCAACGATGAGTGGGGGGTTCAGAAAACAGACGCCCGCCTGGTGGGATCCCTGACCGAATTCAAGACAGCGGACACCTTGTTGAACCGTTCCCTGCACTACGCGCAGTACGGATGCTTTACCGGCAACCTGACCGGGGCGATTTACGGCGGATGGTGCGGCGGGTCCGAAGGCACGGCCGTCACCACGGTGGCGTACAGCCTCATCGGTCTGGTAATCCACGGGGCCGTTTTCAACCAGCACTTTCCCTTTCATCTGAACTACGGCTCCAATACCACCCGCGAGCTGTTGTGGCCCGTTGCCATGGCCGGCCAGGCTCTGGCCAGAAACAGCCGGCTTTTGCAGACCTCCAACGGGTTCGCCAATGCGGGCCCCATGACGGAGATGCTGTTCAGGGAAACGGCCGTGCACGCCATGGTGTCCACGGTAACCGGTTGGCATTTGTGGGAGATGGCTTCTGCACGCAATAAATACAGAAACCGGGCCACGCCCCTGGAAGCGCGCATCGGTATGGAAGTGGGGCACGCCGTGGCCCGGCAGGGACTTTCCAGGGCCGAAGTGAACGAGATCGCCAACCGGCTCCTGGCCACCTACGAAGACAGTGCAGCGGATGCGCCCATGGGATCGGAATATCAGGAATGCTACGATGTGGCCAAGGCGGTGCCGACCCAGGAGCACTACGACATGTTCCGCCGGGTGAAGGACGAAATTGCCGGCATGGGGATCGAATTTCCATTTTAA
- a CDS encoding GntR family transcriptional regulator, translating to MAKRYPKYEQIKDYVVKGIKARHFTEAVPSENQLARRFGVSRMTARKAIDALEREGFVERSPGKGTFVKKRQHYTTGFFKVRPFQRWADDLNVELTTDVLEAGVVEPPAHVAEKLQSDGQVIIMRRLWYFDKKPVRYEIRYLLPDICAGILFEDLENASIHSILINKYKLPLTRISQSMEAIVLSRETAALFQVDAGYPAFHIKRTTYSGDDPVTYVEYTMRGEMAFRDTFSPQFDPADFF from the coding sequence ATGGCAAAACGATATCCCAAATATGAACAGATCAAGGACTATGTGGTCAAGGGCATCAAGGCGCGCCATTTTACCGAAGCCGTTCCTTCCGAAAATCAGCTGGCCCGGCGGTTCGGCGTCAGCCGCATGACAGCGCGCAAGGCCATTGACGCCCTCGAACGCGAAGGCTTTGTGGAGCGCAGTCCGGGCAAGGGCACTTTCGTAAAAAAAAGGCAGCATTACACCACCGGTTTTTTCAAGGTGCGGCCGTTTCAAAGGTGGGCCGACGATCTCAATGTGGAACTTACCACCGACGTCCTGGAGGCCGGGGTGGTCGAACCGCCGGCGCATGTGGCCGAAAAACTGCAGTCGGACGGTCAGGTGATCATCATGCGCCGGTTGTGGTATTTTGATAAAAAACCGGTTCGTTATGAAATCCGCTATCTGCTTCCGGATATTTGTGCCGGGATTCTTTTCGAAGATTTGGAAAATGCATCGATCCACAGCATTCTCATCAACAAGTACAAGCTGCCCCTGACCCGGATCAGCCAGAGCATGGAGGCGATTGTCCTTTCCAGAGAGACCGCCGCCCTTTTTCAAGTGGATGCCGGCTATCCGGCATTCCACATCAAGCGCACGACCTACTCTGGCGACGATCCGGTTACCTATGTGGAATACACCATGCGGGGTGAAATGGCCTTCAGGGACACCTTTTCACCTCAGTTCGACCCAGCGGATTTTTTCTAG
- a CDS encoding GTP-binding protein, translated as MGATTDVFLITGFLGSGKTTFLNRIIKAFPRDRSLMILMNEFGDLGVDGALVEGEDLDMLEISRGSIFCVCVKTDFIRGLADIAKNKRPDVLLIEATGVANPTDVKKDLELSIFKNRFQLKEQFCLIDAANFEDVYDTFTSVEKQLESATLFIINKIDEADAAAVARVREIVRRHHPEPAIIETRYADIPLENYLSTRDLLSGDRLPDISPAELDRFIDGLMAAPGLSMMPADQLVSKTVAWAGGSRQSLAEMVDKMPAGILRAKGIVQAGDGVYLFNCVMGKSRFERVAARTGMAAIMNRLVFIGTPEAMERLEKVEFKDLFQEK; from the coding sequence ATGGGGGCGACAACCGATGTGTTTCTGATCACCGGTTTTCTGGGAAGCGGCAAGACCACTTTCCTGAACCGGATCATCAAGGCGTTCCCAAGGGATCGTAGCCTCATGATCCTGATGAACGAATTCGGCGACCTGGGCGTGGACGGGGCTCTGGTGGAAGGGGAGGATCTGGACATGCTGGAGATCAGCAGGGGATCGATCTTCTGTGTCTGCGTCAAAACCGATTTCATCAGGGGGCTGGCGGATATCGCCAAAAACAAGCGTCCCGACGTCCTGCTGATCGAAGCAACCGGCGTGGCCAACCCCACGGACGTGAAAAAGGACCTCGAGCTGTCGATTTTTAAAAACCGGTTTCAGCTCAAGGAGCAGTTCTGCCTTATCGATGCCGCCAACTTCGAGGATGTCTACGATACCTTCACATCGGTTGAAAAACAGCTGGAAAGCGCCACACTTTTTATCATCAATAAAATCGACGAAGCCGACGCCGCTGCCGTCGCCAGAGTTCGGGAAATTGTCAGACGGCACCATCCGGAGCCGGCAATCATCGAAACCCGATATGCGGACATCCCCCTGGAAAATTATCTTTCCACCCGGGACCTTTTGAGCGGTGATCGTCTGCCGGATATTTCCCCGGCGGAACTTGACCGTTTCATTGACGGCCTCATGGCAGCGCCCGGGCTCTCCATGATGCCGGCCGATCAATTGGTGTCAAAGACGGTCGCCTGGGCCGGCGGAAGCCGCCAGTCCCTTGCCGAAATGGTTGATAAAATGCCCGCCGGAATTCTGAGGGCCAAAGGGATTGTTCAGGCCGGCGACGGCGTGTATCTGTTTAACTGCGTGATGGGCAAGAGCCGGTTTGAAAGGGTCGCCGCAAGGACAGGCATGGCCGCCATCATGAACCGGTTGGTTTTCATCGGAACCCCTGAAGCGATGGAACGACTAGAGAAGGTCGAGTTCAAGGACCTGTTTCAGGAGAAGTAA
- the hutH gene encoding histidine ammonia-lyase codes for MKPVIIDKQKLTLDDVVAIARFGCPVKASSKGGQRVERTRRLIDGWIREKKAIYGITTGFGALCNVPISASDTRRLQHKVIMSHAAGIGAPLPQDVVRAVMAVRLHDLFMGYSGCSLKTLQYLMAFLNDDVTPVVPEKGSVGASGDLAPMAHLGLVLLGKGEAFHGDERMDGAKALASIGLEPLDLAAGEGLALINGTQVMTGIASLVVHDAIRLAKLADIACAMSLEVLMGSNSEFDPRIHEIRPHPGQVASADNLLRLTAESEIILSHAGCARVQDAYTLRCSPQIHGASKDAVVHARHVVDIEINATTTNPLVFADTREIRLGGNFHGQPIAMAADYLSMGIAELGNVSERRTERMVNPQLSELPAFLVKNGGLNSGFMIAQYTAAALVSENKVLAHPACVDSIPTSANKEDHVSMGTIAIRQCREILDNVEHVIAVEMLCAAQAYDLLTEKKKLVWGRGTREAYRIIREHVSYLDKDRELGQDIDKMVALIRTGEIIETVEKAVGNLELVSFFNR; via the coding sequence ATGAAACCCGTCATCATCGACAAGCAAAAGCTGACCCTCGACGACGTCGTCGCCATTGCCCGCTTCGGATGCCCGGTGAAAGCCTCTTCCAAAGGGGGGCAGCGCGTTGAGCGTACCCGCCGGCTGATCGACGGGTGGATCAGGGAAAAGAAGGCGATCTACGGCATCACCACCGGATTCGGCGCCTTGTGCAATGTCCCTATTTCCGCATCCGACACGCGCCGGCTGCAGCACAAGGTCATTATGAGCCACGCCGCCGGCATCGGAGCACCCCTGCCGCAGGATGTGGTGAGGGCCGTCATGGCCGTGCGCCTCCACGACCTGTTCATGGGGTATTCGGGCTGCTCCTTGAAAACCCTGCAATACCTGATGGCTTTCTTAAATGATGACGTGACGCCCGTGGTCCCGGAAAAGGGATCCGTGGGAGCCAGCGGCGACCTGGCGCCCATGGCCCACCTGGGGCTGGTCCTCCTCGGCAAAGGGGAAGCCTTTCATGGTGATGAGCGCATGGACGGCGCAAAGGCATTGGCAAGCATCGGCCTGGAACCGCTGGATCTGGCTGCCGGTGAAGGCCTGGCCCTGATCAACGGCACCCAGGTGATGACCGGGATTGCCAGCCTGGTGGTGCATGATGCCATCCGCCTGGCCAAACTGGCCGATATCGCCTGTGCCATGAGCCTGGAAGTGCTCATGGGCAGCAACTCGGAGTTCGATCCGCGCATCCATGAGATCCGCCCGCACCCCGGCCAGGTGGCCTCGGCCGACAACCTGCTGCGACTGACCGCTGAAAGCGAAATTATCCTCTCCCACGCGGGGTGTGCCCGTGTGCAGGACGCCTATACCCTGCGATGCTCTCCCCAGATCCACGGCGCCAGCAAGGATGCGGTCGTGCATGCCCGCCATGTTGTGGACATCGAAATCAATGCCACCACCACCAACCCCCTGGTTTTTGCCGACACACGGGAAATCCGCCTGGGAGGCAACTTTCACGGACAGCCCATCGCCATGGCGGCCGACTACCTCTCCATGGGCATCGCCGAACTCGGCAATGTGTCCGAACGGCGCACCGAGCGCATGGTCAATCCGCAACTGAGCGAACTGCCGGCCTTCCTCGTCAAAAACGGCGGTCTCAACTCCGGATTTATGATCGCCCAGTACACCGCTGCAGCGCTGGTTTCGGAAAACAAAGTGCTGGCCCATCCCGCCTGCGTGGACTCCATCCCCACCTCCGCCAACAAAGAGGACCACGTCAGCATGGGCACCATCGCCATCAGGCAGTGCCGGGAAATCCTGGACAATGTCGAGCATGTCATTGCCGTAGAAATGCTCTGCGCGGCCCAGGCCTACGACCTCCTGACGGAAAAGAAAAAACTCGTCTGGGGCAGAGGAACCCGGGAAGCCTACCGGATCATCCGGGAACACGTGTCTTATCTTGACAAAGACCGCGAACTGGGGCAGGACATCGATAAAATGGTTGCCCTGATCCGCACCGGGGAAATCATCGAGACGGTGGAAAAAGCCGTGGGCAACCTCGAGCTTGTATCGTTTTTCAATAGGTAG
- a CDS encoding trimethylamine methyltransferase family protein, producing MVTPTDVTSQCLPTYRMLTPDQIEHIHTATLELLKTVGVKVMAPEAVAMLAGAGCEVTSGNIVKIPNRLVEASIASAPSWITIYNRLGKEAMHLGGRKSYFGPGTDLIKTYDLETGELRASQLIDVANAARVADALEEIDFLGSYALPFDSPTNLMYIDSFKTQLENSIKPIFYTAAGVADIAVINAMAAAVMGGEDALKAKPIHIHYAEPLTPLTHSSGAIQKLFFCADKAVPVCYTPGMMSGASAPVTLAGAITVGNAEALSGIVMHQLRKKGAPIISGFGMSTLDMKTSACVYGCPEYRLALSACADLYHYYGVPMWGTAGVSDAHAPDEQAGVEWSISLLAAGLDGANLVHDVGYMGQGLVGSPAALVMNAEIISYVRRVIEGFDIDAEHIGMDVIREVGPQGAYIATPQTRQYFKQEHWQPQLFNRETLEPWIARGRKTWGAKAVEKAKQLLKNHRPQKLPEDVRSTLDRLRQAALEKLEGEHIGA from the coding sequence ATGGTAACGCCAACAGACGTCACGTCGCAGTGCCTGCCCACCTACAGGATGCTCACCCCGGATCAGATCGAGCATATTCACACGGCCACCCTGGAACTGCTGAAAACCGTGGGCGTCAAGGTGATGGCTCCGGAGGCCGTCGCCATGCTGGCCGGCGCCGGCTGCGAGGTAACGTCAGGGAATATTGTCAAGATACCCAATCGGCTGGTGGAGGCGTCGATTGCCAGCGCGCCTTCGTGGATTACCATCTACAACCGTCTGGGGAAGGAAGCCATGCATCTGGGGGGCCGCAAGAGCTATTTCGGTCCGGGCACGGACCTGATCAAGACGTACGACCTGGAAACCGGCGAATTGCGCGCATCGCAGCTTATCGATGTGGCCAATGCCGCCCGCGTGGCCGATGCTTTGGAGGAGATCGACTTTCTCGGTTCCTACGCCCTGCCTTTCGATTCCCCCACCAACCTGATGTACATCGACTCCTTTAAAACCCAACTGGAGAATTCCATCAAACCGATCTTTTACACGGCGGCCGGAGTGGCCGACATTGCCGTGATCAACGCCATGGCGGCGGCAGTAATGGGCGGAGAGGATGCGTTGAAAGCCAAGCCGATCCACATCCATTACGCCGAGCCGCTGACGCCGCTGACGCATTCCTCCGGTGCCATTCAGAAGCTCTTTTTTTGTGCCGACAAGGCCGTGCCGGTATGTTACACGCCCGGTATGATGTCCGGGGCCAGCGCACCGGTGACCCTGGCCGGCGCTATTACGGTGGGCAATGCCGAAGCTTTGAGCGGGATCGTCATGCATCAACTGCGGAAAAAGGGCGCTCCCATTATTTCAGGATTCGGCATGTCCACCCTGGACATGAAGACGTCGGCGTGTGTCTACGGCTGCCCGGAATATCGCCTGGCCCTGTCGGCCTGTGCGGATCTCTATCACTACTACGGCGTTCCCATGTGGGGCACGGCCGGGGTCAGCGATGCGCACGCCCCGGATGAACAGGCGGGCGTGGAGTGGTCCATCTCCCTGCTCGCGGCGGGCCTGGACGGGGCCAACCTCGTTCACGACGTCGGCTACATGGGACAGGGGCTGGTGGGCTCGCCGGCGGCTCTGGTGATGAATGCCGAGATCATCAGCTACGTGCGCCGCGTCATCGAGGGCTTTGACATCGATGCGGAACACATCGGTATGGACGTGATCCGGGAGGTCGGACCCCAGGGGGCCTATATCGCCACGCCGCAGACCAGGCAGTATTTCAAACAAGAGCACTGGCAGCCGCAGCTTTTCAACCGTGAAACCCTGGAACCCTGGATAGCCCGGGGAAGGAAAACGTGGGGTGCCAAAGCCGTAGAAAAAGCCAAACAGCTCCTTAAAAACCACCGTCCGCAAAAGCTGCCCGAAGATGTGCGCAGCACCCTCGATCGGCTGCGTCAAGCGGCCCTCGAAAAACTCGAGGGTGAACACATAGGCGCATAG